TCCATGAGGCCCTGGTGAGTTGggcctttcccttctccttaggtgacCCGCTCCTCCACCCCGGAACCCCTCTCCCGGGACCCTACTTCCGGTCTTCGTGGAGAAGTCCCGCCCCCTGAGACCCCCTCCCCGGAAGTCCCACCCCCCAACTTCAGGGGGCTCCCCGAACCCCGACTTGTTTTCTGCTTATTGTCCACGACCCCACCCTGCCGCCCAGCTTTCCTGGAAGCCCCACCCCCGGACATGCTTCCAAGCCCTAGTGCAAGAGACCCGACGGTAGTCCTTCCAATTCCCCGAGACCCCGCCTCCTCGCGACGGGTCTCCGCTAACTCCTGTCCATCAAAGAGCCTATCTCTCGAAAGAGCAGAGCGCCGCCCCTCAAAGAACGCTAGGGACGCGTGAAGCCACGCCTCCCCGAGGCCCCGCCTCTCCCCAACCACGTCGGGCTGAGCGGACACCCCGCCTGCTAGAAGTCTCGGGTGCCCGCGACCTAGGGGCCACGCCCCCTGAGGGGCTGCTCGGGGGGCGACCCCGGTCCCCGCCTCGGAAGCGCGGTCTTCAGCTCCGAAGACCCTGGCTCACatagttcccttttctcttttgggCCTCGGGCTCCGTTTTCCTGAGCGCTCGTGCCCCAGCAGGTGGGACGTCAAAGTGTCCCCGCCGGTTCTGAGCGGTGAGAGGTTAGAGGCAGCCCttggcctccccctgcccccttcccagggTGGGCCCGCGTGAAGGGGGCTGGACTTGGGGAGCGAGGCTTGCTCCGGGGTTCCCAGCCCCGCTACCGGAGCTTCCCCTCCCAGGACCGACTCCGCCCCAGGGACAGCTGTAGGTCTCACACCTGCACCTCGGGAGCTGGTAGGGCCATGGGTTTGTCGGTGTGCGACCTGTGGGTGCGACAGGAGCGAGCGCTGTCCGCTGCCAGGGGACAGCGGcttggaggggtggaggggacagTGGCCCTTTTGCAGGGACTCCTCAACCCCCACCGCTCCTttggcccttcccctccccctaagCAGAGTTCCTGCCTGGGCATTCCTCCTGGGCCCGCTCGCCCGGCCTTCCCTTCTGGAAACATTCCTGAGGCTTTCGCCATTTCCTGCTacttgcctcctcctcctcctccctgctgggCTGGGAAGCCACCAGCGGCTTCACCCCCACACCCGGCCACCCGGACTCCCGGGAGGCGGGCTCCTTTTTCCCTATGCAAATTTAAAAAGCCctacttcctccttcttttcttccgaACGCCCACACCTGTCGCTCGTTCCCGGCCTCTGGATTCCGCGGGCTCCCGCGGCTGGAGGACGTCTTGGCAGGTGTGGGGGGTGTGAGGCTGTGGCGAAGCCTTTCCTCATTCTCTCGGACATGGAGTGATAGAATTGTGCTCGGGAGTGACCAAGCTGTCCTCGATTGAGGACTAGGGCAGGTGAAAGAGTGAAGTGGTGGCATTATTAATCATTATAATCATATCATTTGCACCCTTATCTTAAGTAAATTTGAGAGTAGATGATTCCGAGGTGAACGTGGGGGTTCTGCGTATCTTTTGCTACTTGTttgctgacccccccccccccccccatcttcctcCGTGGCCCCCTCAAGCAGAGCTGTGGCAGGAAGctgtgggtgggagggatgggttTGGGGCTGTTCCCTGCGTCCAGCCTCAGCCCATCCCTGGCGCCCCTAGGCACAGATTTGCCAtctgcccccctctgcccctttgtgGCCCGTAACCCCCGCTTCTGTTGGAGGGAGAGCTGTTTCACTCTCCCACGTCCTCCAGTCACGTTCTGCCCCTGGCGGACACCCGCACCTTCCCTGGTCACTGCAAGAGAGTGCGTTCAGGGAGCTGACCTTCGTGTCAGTGTCttgccacccacccacccttgaCAGCTTGCTTTGCTAACTAGGCCCGTGGAAGGTGGGGGGGAGACAAGAGTGCTGGCCGCTACGCCTCGGCATGGTGGGTGCCACGGCGAGAACACGGCTCCGTCAGCTTGTCCTCTGTTCCACCTCCTACCAGGTGGTTCCCCGAGGCACCACCCAGGTTGGACTTTGTTCCCCTTACAACACAGGCTttgcccttcctcctgcccctctgcgTCCACTGGGGCCACTGCCatcctttccccatttctttaCCTCCTGTCCACAGCTGTCGTAGCCGAGGGTGCTAATGGCCCAGGCTCCCTAGGGCCACCACCCCACTGTGCCTTGGCGGTGGGGGTAGCCTGGCCTGGGCTGCGGGAGGGGGGACTTTGAGTGTTCAACCGGGACAGGAAGGGACGTGCTGAGCTCAGGGATCCCCTCCCTTTTCCACCCCCAgctgcctctgtttcctctctcattCCCCCCTACTCTCCCGTGGCTTCCTGCTCCCTTTGGCCTGCCCATGTCCTGTTGGGATTGATCCAGACCTACCcttatttccctcctttccttctcattcctacatgcttccctcccacccccactttgcTCCCCTCCCCGATTACTGGTGGTTgtctgggggcagggtggggacacGCATAGCTCTGTCCCTGCCGAGTCCGGGGCTGTGGCATTGGTGGGGGTTCAGCCCCTTAGAGCCTGTGAGTCAGCACTGTCCTCGGGATTGGGCTCTCGGCTTAGCTCCCCGCCCCTGGGGAGGAGCCAGGCAGCTCTGGGTCCAGCCTGTTCTCTTCTCCGCCGGAGAAGAGGCTCCACGCTGGGCGGGGATGGGGCCTGAAACTCTCTGGGTCTGAGCGGGGGTGGGCACTGGTGCCACTtaccctctcccttcccaggatCCTTGAGATCCCTGGGCCAGAGAGGTCCGGTCAGGCTAAGGGCCTGGGGATGCCCCCTGCCTGGCCCCCTTGCCCTGACCGGCAGGGGGGCCAGGCTGGGCAGCAGCCTCCCTCTCACTCCAGTCATGGATCTCCTGCCCCCCAAGCCCAAGTACAATCCGCTTCGGAATGAGTCTCTGTCATCGCTGGAGGAGGGGGCTTCGGGGTCCACCCCGCCGGAGGAGCCGCCTTCCCCCTCGGCCTCGTCCCTGGGGCCTATCCTGCCCCCTCTGCCTGGGGACGAGAGTCCCACCACCCTGTGCTCCTTCTTCCCCCGGATGAGCAACCTGAAGCTGGCCAACCCAGCTGGGGGGCGCCCGGGGCCAAAGGGGGAGCCAGGGAGGGTGgctgaggatggggaggggatcGTAGGGGCGGCCGCGCCAGACTcaggccccctgcccctcctccaggacATGAACAAGCTGAGTGGAGGCGGCGGGCGCAGGACTCGGGTGGAAGGGGGCCAGCTGGGGGGCGAGGAGTGGACCCGCCACGGGAGCTTTGTCAATAAGCCCACGCGGGGCTGGCTGCATCCCAACGACAAAGTCATGGGACCCGGGGTTTCCTACTTGGTTCGGGTGAGTGAGCACGCCCCAGCCTCCCCGCTCCCTCCAGAGCCTCCAGTCCCTCTGCCCACCCATCTCCCAGCACCGCCTTGCTTTCAGGGCCCTGTTTCTCAAACCTTTCTTGccccttctcccattctggacccctccctgggccccttcCTTCTtgtgactccccccacccccacccccttccccccctcctgcTCAGCATGCCGCCCAGCGTGGCGGAGGCCCCTAGTAAGTGTTGGAATGAGTGACCCTGGATTGTGTCCTCCGGTCTCCTCCCCCTGGAGAtgtcactccccccccccaaccccgccccgtGCCTGTCGCTGTCCTCTGGAGTCTCTTCCCAGATGCATGAGGTTCTCCcagcctgcctcttcccctcGTTTCCTGTTGTCTTGCACGTTGTGGGGTGTAGCCTCGGGCAGCGGGCGAGATGCCTTGTCTTCACTCTTCCCTTGGCGGCTCAGAGGGGAAAGACGCGGGGCTTTCTgtgaaggggtgaggggaggcgGCTGACCCGTCACCCTCGGTCCCCTCCCCTCAGTACATGGGCTGTGTGGAGGTCCTGCAGTCGATGCGCGCCCTGGACTTCAACACCCGCACCCAGGTCACCAGGTTAGTGGGGTGGGAGCagactgggggaggagggacGCGGGTCACTCGGTGGCTTGCAGGCGGTAGCTTATCTTTTGGTAAAGGGGATGGAGAGAAAGTTAGGGGAGCGAGACCGAGTCTGAATGAAAAGAGGCAGCTCTCATCTGGATCCTTCCTCCTCCGGCCCGGGAGCTGCGGGGGCCGTGGCAAAGCCCCAGTTGGCAGCTGGAGCCTGAGTGGAAGCTGGGCGGATGGTTGGATGGTCGGTGACTGCTGCCTTTGGGAAGGGGAGGGATCATTTGCTAgctggaagggggtggggccGGGCCCGCTGAGGCCCTAACCCAATCAGCCAGGAAGTGGCCTCTCCGTGTCATCAAATATTAAAGGCCCTTAATTCAATCCACCACGACAAAGAGCCTGGAGTGTCCCTGGAGTCTGGCCtggtcttcccctccccctgccccatggCAGCCCAAGCTGAGTGGGAGGCAGGCTCTGGGTCTGAGGacctctctctccccagggaggccATCAGTCTGGTGTGTGAGGCTGTGCCCGGTGCGAAGGGGGCAACAAGGAGGAGAAAGGTACCCGGGGCCGGTGGGGCTGGAGGTGCTGCTGGGAAACatggggtggcggtggggggggggggtttcctgGGGTGGGGAACCGCAGCTTCTGAGACCCTTGGGCCCTCCCCTAGCCCTGTGGCCGCCCACTCAGCTCCATTCTGGGGAGGAGTAACCTGAAGTTTGCAGGAATGCCGATCACTCTCACCGTGTCCACCAGCAGCCTCAACCTCATGGCCGCAGATTGCAAACAGGTTGGTGGGGTTGGGCGAGGGGGCCAGAAACACTGCTGGAAGGGCCGAGCAGGACCTGGTCACAGTGCCAGGAGCCAGGACAGTCAGGAAGGAGGAGCTTAGAAGGGCCTGGGCTGGGAGGCCAGAAGGGCGGGACCGGCCGCCAGGGCTCGCGGCTGCAGTCGCCCAGGTGGGCCCTGAGGCTGCCTGACGAGTTTCattcccctcctctgtcccctgccctgaCCCTCAGATCATCGCCAACCACCACATGCAGTCTATCTCATTTGCGTCCGGTGGGGACCCGGTGAGTGGCCGAACGGGGCACAGGTGGTGGGGGCAGAGTAGGGGCCAGGCGCTGGGGAGACACTGGCTGGAAGCGGTGGTGTGGAGTCTGAAAAGCACCGGgttgtcgggggtgggggtgatgcGGGGCTATACAGTCGAGCTAAGTGGCTTCTTCTGACCCTGCCCGACCCCAGGACACAGCTGAGTACGTCGCCTATGTTGCCAAAGACCCGGTCAATCAGAGAGGTGAGGCGCGGTGGGGAGCGCTGGGTGGGGCCGGCTGTCCGTGAGGCAGGTGAGCAGGACCTGGGGAGCTAAGCGGGGGCCCTGGAAGGCGAGGGCCCTGTCTgcgcccccgccaccccccccccccccagcagtcTGCCTCCGAGCTCACCGACAGCCGGTGCTGTGCCCGCAGCCTGCCACATCCTGGAGTGTCCCGAAGGGCTTGCTCAGGACGTCATCAGCACCATCGGCCAGGCCTTCGAGCTGCGCTTCAAACAATACCTCAGGAACCCGCCCAAGCTGGTCACCCCTCACGACAGGTGAGCgggtctgggggtggggcggcTCCCGGGCCCCAGGCCGGAACTGAGAGAGCGAGTCTGCTCCACTGCCCACACACGAGCTCAGAGGGGGTCGGGGCACGGAACCTGTGTGCCCGCGGCCATCGGGAGAATGTGTCCTGCCTGCTGCAGGCCGGTTCCTCCTCTCACGTGCCAGACTCCACGCCCCCACCGTCCCTGCCTGCGTGGACCTTTCTATCCCCAGCCACCTTGGTGCCAGTGCGCTTCTCTTTTCTTGCCCTTTTGGCCATCcttggtttttcattttcctgcccGGGGAAGCCATCAGGAATTTGGGGTGCAGGAGGATGTTTTATTCCCACGAACTCTACCTTTCTTTCCTGCCTTAGGCTGGTAGCTATTGAGTATTTGGAGGAGATTAAACTCGTCTGGATCGTATCCTTTCCTGCTACCCtgtgcctcccctccctctcggGGGACAGCATAACAACCAAGGGTGTGAACCTTAGGGTCCAATCCGATTCTGTGG
Above is a window of Neofelis nebulosa isolate mNeoNeb1 chromosome 15, mNeoNeb1.pri, whole genome shotgun sequence DNA encoding:
- the SHC1 gene encoding SHC-transforming protein 1 isoform X3 codes for the protein MDLLPPKPKYNPLRNESLSSLEEGASGSTPPEEPPSPSASSLGPILPPLPGDESPTTLCSFFPRMSNLKLANPAGGRPGPKGEPGRVAEDGEGIVGAAAPDSGPLPLLQDMNKLSGGGGRRTRVEGGQLGGEEWTRHGSFVNKPTRGWLHPNDKVMGPGVSYLVRYMGCVEVLQSMRALDFNTRTQVTREAISLVCEAVPGAKGATRRRKPCGRPLSSILGRSNLKFAGMPITLTVSTSSLNLMAADCKQIIANHHMQSISFASGGDPDTAEYVAYVAKDPVNQRACHILECPEGLAQDVISTIGQAFELRFKQYLRNPPKLVTPHDRMAGFDGSAWDEEEEEPPDHQYYNDFPGKEPPLGGVVDMRLREGAPSGAARPTPPGVQTPSHLGATLPVGQPVGGDPEIRKQMPPPPPCPGRELFDDPSYVNVQNLDKARQAGGGAGPPNPAINGSAPRDLFDMKPFEDALRVPPPPQSVAMAEQLRGEPWFHGKLSRREAEALLQLNGDFLVRESTTTPGQYVLTGLQSGQPKHLLLVDPEGVVRTKDHRFESVSHLISYHVDNHLPIISAGSELCLQQPVERKL
- the SHC1 gene encoding SHC-transforming protein 1 isoform X2, with product MDLLPPKPKYNPLRNESLSSLEEGASGSTPPEEPPSPSASSLGPILPPLPGDESPTTLCSFFPRMSNLKLANPAGGRPGPKGEPGRVAEDGEGIVGAAAPDSGPLPLLQDMNKLSGGGGRRTRVEGGQLGGEEWTRHGSFVNKPTRGWLHPNDKVMGPGVSYLVRYMGCVEVLQSMRALDFNTRTQVTREAISLVCEAVPGAKGATRRRKPCGRPLSSILGRSNLKFAGMPITLTVSTSSLNLMAADCKQIIANHHMQSISFASGGDPDTAEYVAYVAKDPVNQRACHILECPEGLAQDVISTIGQAFELRFKQYLRNPPKLVTPHDRMAGFDGSAWDEEEEEPPDHQYYNDFPGKEPPLGGVVDMRLREGAPSGAARPTPPGVQTPSHLGATLPVGQPVGGDPEIRKQMPPPPPCPAGRELFDDPSYVNVQNLDKARQAGGGAGPPNPAINGSAPRDLFDMKPFEDALRVPPPPQSVAMAEQLRGEPWFHGKLSRREAEALLQLNGDFLVRESTTTPGQYVLTGLQSGQPKHLLLVDPEGVVRTKDHRFESVSHLISYHVDNHLPIISAGSELCLQQPVERKL
- the SHC1 gene encoding SHC-transforming protein 1 isoform X1, with the translated sequence MDLLPPKPKYNPLRNESLSSLEEGASGSTPPEEPPSPSASSLGPILPPLPGDESPTTLCSFFPRMSNLKLANPAGGRPGPKGEPGRVAEDGEGIVGAAAPDSGPLPLLQDMNKLSGGGGRRTRVEGGQLGGEEWTRHGSFVNKPTRGWLHPNDKVMGPGVSYLVRYMGCVEVLQSMRALDFNTRTQVTREAISLVCEAVPGAKGATRRRKPCGRPLSSILGRSNLKFAGMPITLTVSTSSLNLMAADCKQIIANHHMQSISFASGGDPDTAEYVAYVAKDPVNQRACHILECPEGLAQDVISTIGQAFELRFKQYLRNPPKLVTPHDRMAGFDGSAWDEEEEEPPDHQYYNDFPGKEPPLGGVVDMRLREGAPSGAARPTPPGVQTPSHLGATLPVGQPVGGDPEIRKQMPPPPPCPASLSSAGRELFDDPSYVNVQNLDKARQAGGGAGPPNPAINGSAPRDLFDMKPFEDALRVPPPPQSVAMAEQLRGEPWFHGKLSRREAEALLQLNGDFLVRESTTTPGQYVLTGLQSGQPKHLLLVDPEGVVRTKDHRFESVSHLISYHVDNHLPIISAGSELCLQQPVERKL